The sequence tcatataaattataaaccttggaataagaaaataaattccACACCTAGGGCGTTTAACCTTCAGTTCAGTTGGTGACAATTTAATCAAACAGAAAAATGAACAAAACATTCagatgaaaaattaataaatataaatatatgaaatctTGTTTAATCCGATGAATTTTTTCTTCGTAACTTTTTCATTCATAAAAGTAACTAGAGGAACATGGTGGACCCACTGACATAAAATTTAAGGAATACGAATTTTACCATCATATTTTTTCTAAGAATTAGTTAATGTTTGATTGCAAGGTGAATCATGGAATTATAATGTTGTCATAGGGTCTAGACACTAGTGTTTTCCTATCTAACACATATTCATGATGGATAGTAATAGGTttgcattttatttaaattaaatatttaatttataaatttatcgaATATCGAGTACCGAGTTTGCTTTCGTATTACCAttatactaggtgttttgcctgCACATACGAGCTTAatcattttacaaatatttattagtttattttttattaattcaaaaaccagcataataacttattatttatgttttcaaaatagtaaatcaaacatcaagttatatatatatatatattacgaaaaatttaattaaaatatatatgtttattattgtgtagaaattttaaaagaaaacattcacatttagaaatattttaaaaaatatctttatacaaatatagttgattaatatttaattatgaattttttatatgttattttcccaacttttataattgaaaaaaaattttaagataacaacacaatatataagaattatcttatttaaaacaaattataatattataaataaaatttgatttttaattatgtaattaattatatataaaattcgttAAGGGTATAAcacttaatttattataaattgtaaaaatttaagataacaacataatatataataattatcttattttttaaaaaaatctaatattataaataaattttttttttaattatgtaattaattatatataaaattcattaagggtaacattgactttaaccacttgatttattataaaacattttatatcttactttaaatttataattaaaaaaaatatgttttaagataacaacaaaatatataagaattatcttttttttttttaataataatattattaataaaaatttgtttttgattatatataaaattcattaagggtataaacgttattaaccgctctaactttcaacgtgagagcccaattctaaaaaaatactttaaattgttttatatcttactttaaatttataattaaaaaatatgttttaagataacaacaaaatatataagaattatctttttaaaaaaatattattaataaaaatttgtttttgattatatataaaattattaaggaTACAAACgttattaaccgctctaactttcaACGTGATAGCTTAATTCCAAAAATGtaattacttcgcaaataataatatagattttttctaAGAATTAGTTAATGTTTGATTGCTAGGTGAATCATGGAATTATGATGTTGTCATATGGTCTAGACACTAGTGTGTTCCTATCTAACACATATTCACGATGGATAGTATAGGTTTGCATTTTAtttaagttaaatatttaatttatgaatttaaattaaatttttgattaaatatctaACACGTAGTTTGCTTTCGTATTGTTTTCAGTTAATCTCAGTTACATCACTTCTAGTGAAGGAATTAAGATTGGTTGTGTAatcatgtgatttttttttgttataaggAAAAATTTATTGTATAAGGTTTAAATTTATCTCtctctagttttttttgttagcaTCTCTCTCtagttaaatttattgtttaatttagtttaaataattataatcataTTTAATTAAAGATGGTAGATTTCAGTTATATGTGGCGATtggttataattttatttgtggAATTAATCCATCTTTTTCATTCATAATCACAATGATTCTTTGGCACAACATGGACAGAggatcaatactattaaaagggaaggagtcctaaaaaatatacttaaaacaAGTCATAGTTGGACCATTTCATTTAACTAAAATTTCTATTATTTCTCATACTACTAACTTAATTATTcttcattaaaaacaaattagtcATAAAAAAATGATACTAACCTAACTATCTACTTATACGTTTACTATATACGCATTATTTCATCATAAATATTTTGAGCTAATATTAAATAATGTCCACCCTATATTTATATAGTGTATGGTTACTTGtgatttatttaatagataataCCTTCGAagactataaacaaaatataatatcgattgtaaaaaatacattttttacaaAGATGAAccattattttatactaaccttATTAACTAAACTGATTTCATTAACCATGTTATATATATGAACACTTCAACATTATCATTCACAAACTAAACGATGTTTGTCACAACTTAATATTCCAAGTTGGTTGTATTATTTTAATACCAAACCAGTTCCTATAAAAATCCATAGATATGATTATGGTCTACATAAAACCGGTTCAATCTTTCCATCTGCTATATTTTCAGAAAATGACTATTTATCTTCGGTTCTGTTAGATATTTAGTCTAACCAATTATAAATCGGTTAGTGATAACTTCTAAAACTTTGAAAACACTTTGTTATTTATTAACACTATATCGATACTTTAAAACATGTTAGCAGTAGAATTGTGTTTTAGAACAAAATctacttattttaaaacataatattattttgaaatagtTTTGATACTATGTGTTATATTAaacatagttatatatatatatatatttgaaataaataattatatacataaattatacttttggttaactaaattatttatcaaccaaataaaaatattcgggTAATAATCAAGTTTTCGTGTTATCcgatttataaatagtatttttaggatatgtggttatttaaaaattgaatgtaattaatatttttaaatatataatttttatttaaaaattcaggtactcatttggttctcggttcggtttcaATTTTTCTGTCATAGATTTATAATTTGCTATATTATTTATgcaattcaattcaattttgGTTTTTCAGCTTGGTACGGTTTGGTCCATGGTTTTGGATAAATGTGCTCAAACTTATACACTATCTTATATTGAAATTCgtttacaatatatttaattataaaaacaaacccgcgctttcGAAGCGTAACAATGATAataaagttgttaaaaaaagaGATTATAAAGATTTAAATGGGCCATTTAAAGATGGTTTAAAGCCCAATACATACGTAAGTAATACTGGCGTCACAGATGCATTATACGTATACTTTAATTTCTATCGATCTTATCTGGTTTCACTCACTCGGATACTCACAATCACAAAACCATGAGATCATCAGATAACCTCTGGACCAGAAAACCAGAAGCCAAAACCGGCAAATCTGAGTTTCCGGTTATCAGATTCATCCGTAGATACATGGAGAACATCAAGGACAAAGCCGGAGGTCCTGGAGTCGGCGGCGGAATAGGCTGCGGCGCTGGACTCGGCTTCGGACTCGCCGGAGGGCTCGGGTTAGTCACTTCTGAAGGTATTAACCATTCCAATGTGGTTTTTGGAATCGGTGTGGGTTGCGGTATTGGGGTTGGGTTTGGGTACGGGTTTGGAGTTGGTGGCGGGTTCAATTTCGATGACATTGGAGATAAATTGACCTATGGGAAGGAATAGCTCCGGTTAAGAGTCCGGGTCGGGTACAGATTCGTATAATGTAATATTATTGTAAGAATCGGGACGTTACTCTGCCTTTTTGTCTTAATGAGTTCTTACTTGTTTGAATTTTCTTGCATAGCTCAACGTAAAATCACAATTATgaaagataaacatgaaaataatgACGATAATTAACATATTAACATTTCATCATCGTTGACGTTCTTGCCACATAAAATTTCCAACTATACTGAGGTACTCAACACTTCTGTGTTGCACGTCAGACTTGGTTCTTACAATAACAAGACGGATAAACTTAAGTTCGCATAATGCTAAACCTGTAAGAAAGCTTTACAATACTAACGATACTGAGAATAATATGGAGGTGTCTATTAGAAGGTCGAAATGGTTCGGTAATGAGAACTTATGATAAGCTGCTCGCCTGTGAACTTATGATAAGCTGCTCGCCTGTGCATCTTTAGTATTGGGGTCCGTAGTTGCGAAGTAACCCGACTGTGTGTTAGCTCGAAGTGTAGTAGGGTAGTTTTATTTGATTCTGATTGTAATCCGATAGCTTATGCGTTTTTGggaagattaataaaatttaaatttaaaaataaaacattgtagGTTTCACTTAAACATAAGAAATACATGGAAAATCAAAGATTGGTTTGGTTAACATGAGCTAAACTGATATATTCAGTTACAACCTTAAACAATAAAAGGAAGAGAGTTTTGTGAGACTCTATTTTAAGCAACTTTGGCTAGTATTGAAGACTCGGTCTCTCTCTTCTTGTGCTTCCATTGTATCACAAAGACTGGAACCTTTGGTCTCAGGAAGAAGCAAAGCAAACAACCCGAGACCCGCCATTGCTAGCCCAAAAACCGCGAAAGAGAGTGACGGCACATCTCTTCCAATCGAAGCAATGATTGGAGAACAAGCCCCCGTGACAACAAGCGCTTGTCTAAGCATCAATGTCGCGGTGTTCCTCACGCATGTTGGGAACAGCTCAACCATATAAACCGCCATCAAGTTGAACTGAATCCTCCCGCAGAAGAAACAAGCGAGTTCAAGAGCGAAAGCAGTGTTTGTCATCCCCAAAAGGCTCAGAACGAAGCATAACATTCCTGATGCTCCTCCTATTAAGCAATTCACGACCACAGAGCTTCTTCTGCTGAACTTCTCTAACAAGATTGGTGTGATAACAAAAGTTGGTAACTCGACAACTGCGTTTAGGGCTTCACTCAAGTagatattcacttttatatctCTCACAGCTAATGGAACTCCGTAATAGGACAGCCCTGACCCTAACATTATGATCATAACAACCAAGGTTCTTCGAAAAGCCCATTTCCGGATGAACAAGTCCTTGAGCGAGTACCTTTGAGCCTGCTCTATGGTTTCTTTTGAAGGCAACCAAATAGATAATGATTCCAAGTAACCTTTGTTTACAGGTGAAATCTTCTTAAGCATTTCAAtggcttcttcgtccttccctTGCAAATGGAGCCAAC is a genomic window of Brassica napus cultivar Da-Ae chromosome A2, Da-Ae, whole genome shotgun sequence containing:
- the LOC125575314 gene encoding glycine-rich cell wall structural protein 1-like, whose product is MRSSDNLWTRKPEAKTGKSEFPVIRFIRRYMENIKDKAGGPGVGGGIGCGAGLGFGLAGGLGLVTSEGINHSNVVFGIGVGCGIGVGFGYGFGVGGGFNFDDIGDKLTYGKE